GGGCTGGGGGAAACTGACCTGTTCTTGTGTCAAATTACCGTGCAGCTCTGCTGCTTTCAGACCAAAGAGACCAAACAACACTCTCATCTGGTGCGCGAGGGCTTTACTcctgaagaagatgatacACTTCTCTCGGATGGTCCTCTTGCTCAGAGCCAACAGACTAGGAGATCTGGCATCATCGGACCGGATCCGCACAAACTCCTGAGTCAACCCCGACGCCGTGTTTCGCTTTGGATCGACGAAGACTCGAATGGGTTTGTCCAGACTGAGCTTGACGAGCTCATCCACGCTATCTGTCATGGTAGCAGAGAAGAGCATTGTCTGACGTGATCTAGGACAGGctttgatgatctcctcgagtTCGTCTGTGAAACCAGCTTCGAGCATCCGATCTGCTTCGTCGATGACTAGAACGTCGAGTGCGGAAAGAGTGAAAGAGGGAGTGTTGGTGAGATGATCAATCAATCGACCTGGAGTGGCGATGAGGATATCGGGAAGAGTTCGGAGGGTGTGTGCTTGTGCATTGAGTGAGAGTCCGCCGACGAGCAGGGCGAAACGAACATCCAGACCACCTTTCTCTGCCAGAGCTCGGCCAACGGCCTCACATTGAACCGCCAATTCTCGAGTGGGACAAAGCACAAGTACTCGGCATGcttgtcctcctttccCCCGATCACGGTAGCACAAACGTTCCAGGACAGGGACCATGAAGGCGGCAGTTTTACCGGAACCAGTGACGGCGGAACCGAGGATATCTCGACCAAGAAGAGCCAGGGGAATAGCACGGGCTTGGATGGGTGTCGGCGTGTTGAGTGAGAGGGCGGTGAGGGCTCGGAGAAGGGGTCTAGAGAGGTTCATGGAAGCGAAGGATGACGGGATTGTAGGGTCGGCGACAGCACCGGCAGTGGGGTctttggagaagaaagcgTCTTTTCGAGCAATCTCAGCAGCCgtttcgccttcttcggaagcgtcgtcgtccgactcggcatcatcatcatcctcttcttcgtcatcgtcgtcgtcatcatcgtcctcttcttgtcccGACTCCTCCTCGCTGTCAGCATCTGAgccatccacctccatttcctcatcctcgcttcCTGAAGCTTCCGAGCCTTCTGCGCCACTACCATCCATACCACtgtcgtcctcatcgtcacttgcactctccttgtcctcttccgagtctgcttcttcccgtcTCCGTTTCCTGTCTCGATACGCTTCTATAGgctttcctcgtcttcgagcGATAATATCATCGACGTTGATAGGCTAAGAGGTGATCATCAGTCGGCTGGCGAATGAGACACATGACAGAGATGGATGTAGAAGACAAGATACACACCTCATTCCCGTCCTTTGTACTTTGGATCTCGTCACCTCCCCAAAGGTCTAgaccttcttgacgacctcCATCGAAATCGAACTCGAAGTCCGGATCCAACTCATCGTCCTTAGCGGTCTTTGCACGGGGGGTCTGACTTGGTTCGCCATAGTTCGAGACGTCATCGTCCGAGTCTATAGTAGTGACAAGATCGTTGGCCATGTTGTCGATAGTTGCGTTGCTTTGcagagatggtgaagacCAACCTGTACCTCATCTACGCTTGTTCCCAGAAGAGATTTGAGTAAAGTTAACTTACTTTGTATCACTCTAGCTTTCTGAAAATCCCACCGAGATATCACGTGACCGGGGATTGTGCCTGAATGGCTTTGGAAATGGATGGGTGGCGACAAGTGTGAATAGGTCGATGACCCGAGACTGGGTGACGAGTGACGATGGTTGTTTGGATTTGTCATGGACCATGCATGTCTTCACGAGGTGTACATGATGAGCTGGAATGTAAACAGAGATGGCTGGACGGGTGGCTGTCTGAACTGTCAACATGCAAACATGATTCACGTGATTGATACCCACAAATACCGAATCACAACTGCCCCTACATGTGTTCATGCAAAGAAAAGCGGTGTAACTGTTCAgtcaagaaagagagattggACCTTTTCTTGGCTCTTCTACTGGAAAGTTCCATCTCTCTACTGACTGGAGGCTGGGTAAGGTACGACCTACCACACAGCAAACTTGTGTGACGAAAAATTCACCAGGTCGGCGGCATCAGGACCGCCATATTggatccttcttctcgctaTAAATGTCGAAAGCGACAAGTCCCTATACAACACATGTGCAGGGCCTCGAGTGACTGGAGCCCTCTAATCGTCGTTTCGGATCGACCTTGGAGGCGACACTGACGACTGGGAAGACGAATGGAATACTCACTGTTTTCCACAAAGTCACTACTGTCAGAACTGGGAGATGCTATACACCAGTGACGTCTGAAGGTTTCACATGTGCTCTGaccccctcctctcctccgttCCTTCCTCGGCAAAATTGCCCGCTCGACAAACATTCTGCTGTACCACCGGACCTTGCCATCCATCACAGTATAGTAGGAAGGATATGTACGTCGACCTCTGTCAGAGACATCGTATGACCACTCTTATATGTATTGTTTTCTGTTGAAATCTCCCTTGTTTACCGTCAGTGACATTTGCACCAAACAGATCAACAATCAACAACCTGTCATAAGAAGAATCACGGCGTTTCTTTCTTTCATGTCTGTTTGATGTTGACatgagagaaagatgggGTCAACATAGGGGGTCAAGTACCACGTCGAGATGAATATGGTTACAGTATATATAGAGCAGAACGCCTGCCCAGCTCTCCGCTCGGTTCTGCATCTCTCGACTCAAGGCTCAATATCACTCGCTCGATCCAATGAGTCTCGCCAGCCGACAACAtgtccttctcgacatTCACAGAAAGTATGATTACGCCTGACCATCTCGGTCCCCCGTACACACATTTTGTACAGACGATGCCACACGAGCAACAGGATGTTCTGGCTCAGTTGCACATCCAAGCATTACCACAGTGGAAAGAATACTGTGCAATCCTCGAGAGTGGCTTCATGACGCGCACGAGTTCTCAAGAGTCTTCCGCAAGTCCAGTTTCTCACACAATTCATGATGCATAGTTGTGGAGTCGAGCTGACCTCCAAAGGGCATGCATGTAGTCCACCCAATGCAGCACCGTCGCCATTGCTCCTGAGAATCGTCCGCAGATGCAGTCGGTATCGCCAAACGTCGTGCCAGTCCAGACGGAGATTGCTACTGGTCAGAAGCTCGCCGGGCGGCACCCGAAGCATGCGGAAGGCCGTCATGTCTGCGGACAATGCGCAAGACGCTTCTCGCGCATCGACCATCTCCGCCGACACCTGAAAACGCATGATGttgtcaaggtgagccGCAGTCCTCCCTCCAAAACCATCACACTCATGTCGCTCTTACTCAGGATCATGCCTGCCCTTATTGTGGGAAAGGTTGCTCAAGAAAGGATAATTTGAGATCTCATATCCGTTGTGAGTGGCCACATTCTTTATCCCCGTCTGAGCTGACTGCTTGTAGCTGTACATGGCAATACGGTTGGACGGGACGAACGACGAGAGAAGTCCACCGAGACGGTGCAGGCAATGGAGGGAGGGGCGGAGTGGTTGAATCGGGTATATAGTGGTAAAGAAGAGCCCGTTGATACCGTCGCAACAACATCCAAGTAAACATGAATTTAATACCGTAATGGCGTGACAACAATAGTTACATCTTTGATGCCGACTTATCCGTTTTGAT
Above is a window of Kwoniella newhampshirensis strain CBS 13917 chromosome 9, whole genome shotgun sequence DNA encoding:
- a CDS encoding ATP-dependent RNA helicase DRS1, whose amino-acid sequence is MANDLVTTIDSDDDVSNYGEPSQTPRAKTAKDDELDPDFEFDFDGGRQEGLDLWGGDEIQSTKDGNEPINVDDIIARRRGKPIEAYRDRKRRREEADSEEDKESASDDEDDSGMDGSGAEGSEASGSEDEEMEVDGSDADSEEESGQEEDDDDDDDDEEEDDDDAESDDDASEEGETAAEIARKDAFFSKDPTAGAVADPTIPSSFASMNLSRPLLRALTALSLNTPTPIQARAIPLALLGRDILGSAVTGSGKTAAFMVPVLERLCYRDRGKGGQACRVLVLCPTRELAVQCEAVGRALAEKGGLDVRFALLVGGLSLNAQAHTLRTLPDILIATPGRLIDHLTNTPSFTLSALDVLVIDEADRMLEAGFTDELEEIIKACPRSRQTMLFSATMTDSVDELVKLSLDKPIRVFVDPKRNTASGLTQEFVRIRSDDARSPSLLALSKRTIREKCIIFFRSKALAHQMRVLFGLFGLKAAELHGNLTQEQRLQALNDFKAGKVDYLLATDLASRGLDIKGVETVINYDMPGQLAQYTHRVGRTARAGRKGRSISLVGEADRKMLKLAIKQSEADQIRHRIIPAEAVTAMATKVEELKDEIQEILHEEKEEKLMRQADMEIKKGQNMVEHEEEIFSRPARTWFQTEKEKLASKNAGKEEYISAFPAEKERRPVASKDKEKSKDGVKRGKYDGLSRRVKRRKMAMEEDEADQSYVKSTTMAIRQAKKSFKPKKITEPLAKSEPSKKQGVKGKSKKVGGGRKQSAFDDDRKGSKHEGMRAKPTKVALDKKGGKGKGKGGKGKGKK